In Aeromicrobium sp. A1-2, the DNA window ACTTCCTTGGGCACCTGGTCGGGCAGGTCGGCAGCGGGCGTTCCGGGTCGTTTGGAGTACTGGAAGGTGTAGGCGCCGGTGAAACGCGCCCTGCGAACCACGTCGATCGTGTCGAGGAAGTCCTCCTCGGTCTCGCCGGGGAAGCCCACAATGATGTCGGTCGTGATCGCGGCGTCGGGCATGGCCTCGCGGACGCGGTCGATGATGCCAAGGAACTTGCTCTGCCGGTATGACCGGCGCATCGCCTTGAGGACGCGGTCCGAGCCTGACTGCAGCGGCATGTGCAGCTGCGGCATGACGTTGGGCGTCTCGGCCATCGCGACGATGACGTCGTCGGTGAAGTCCTTGGGGTGCGGGCTCGTGAAACGTACGCGTTCCAGTCCGTCGATCTCGCCGCAGGCACGCAGCAGCTTGGCGAAGGCCTGCTTGTCACCGAACTCGACCCCGTACGCGTTGACGTTCTGCCCCAGCAGCGTCACCTCGACGACACCGTCGTCGACGAGCGCCTGGATCTCGGCGAGGATGTCGCCCGCCCGTCGGTCCTTCTCCTTGCCGCGCAGCGCCGGGACGATGCAGAACGTGCAGGTGTTGTTACAACCCACGCTGATCGAGACCCACGCCGCGAACACCGAGTCGCGCTTGGTCGGCAGGGTGGACGGGAAGACCTCGAGCGACTCGAGGATCTCGACCTGCGACTCCTCCGCGATGCGGGCCCGCTCCAACAACACCGGCAGCGAGCCGATGTTGTGAGTGCCGAAGACAACGTCGACGTACGGCGCTTTCTTGGTGATGGTGTCGCGGTCCTTCTGTGCCAGGCAGCCGCCCACGGCGATCTGCATGCCGGGGTTCTTGGCCTTGACGCTCGCGATGTGCCCGAGGTTGCCGTAGAGCTTGTTGTCGGCGTTCTCCCGGACGGCACACGTGTTGAACACGACCAGGTCAGGCGTGGTGCCGTCCGCGGCCGGGACGTAGCCATCGGTCTCGAGCAGACCGCCCAGCCGTTCGGAGTCGTGGACGTTCATCTGGCAGCCGTAGGTGCGCACTTCATAGGTCTTGGTCATGACCCGTCAATGGTACGTCGAGGTTCACCCGTGAAGATTCGCGTACGGAACTGCCCTCAGACCTGCCGTGGGGTCCGGCCCGCCTCTCGGATGCTGATCAACAGCGTCAGCGCACGATCGGCTGCCTCAGTCCCACCCTTCTGGTTCTGGGCAGTCACGATGCGATGCTCCTCGTCGACCACGACGTGGTCGTTGAACAGCTCGACGAGACGGGAGCTGTTGTTGCGGTA includes these proteins:
- the miaB gene encoding tRNA (N6-isopentenyl adenosine(37)-C2)-methylthiotransferase MiaB, whose product is MTKTYEVRTYGCQMNVHDSERLGGLLETDGYVPAADGTTPDLVVFNTCAVRENADNKLYGNLGHIASVKAKNPGMQIAVGGCLAQKDRDTITKKAPYVDVVFGTHNIGSLPVLLERARIAEESQVEILESLEVFPSTLPTKRDSVFAAWVSISVGCNNTCTFCIVPALRGKEKDRRAGDILAEIQALVDDGVVEVTLLGQNVNAYGVEFGDKQAFAKLLRACGEIDGLERVRFTSPHPKDFTDDVIVAMAETPNVMPQLHMPLQSGSDRVLKAMRRSYRQSKFLGIIDRVREAMPDAAITTDIIVGFPGETEEDFLDTIDVVRRARFTGAYTFQYSKRPGTPAADLPDQVPKEVVQERYDRLIEVVNEVAWTEAKKQEGRVIELLVADHEGKKDGATHRLTGRARDNRLVHFAPGDHEVRPGDMVEVRITYAAPHHLVSDDDPISVRRTTSGDAWAAREGRTEVRSVGLGMPSLGAPAPLPPAPTCAV